The Lolium rigidum isolate FL_2022 chromosome 1, APGP_CSIRO_Lrig_0.1, whole genome shotgun sequence region GCCAATTATCACTCCATCTGCACCCCACTCTGAAATCTGTGCTCATTTATAATTGATACACAAAAAAAATCGTTAATTATCTTGACAACTCTTGGTATAAGAAACACTAATATATAGCTAATCTTCATATCTATCAGTAACAGCTAGGTTGTTTACCTGCTTAACATGGTCAGGGGTTGATATTCCAAAGCCAACAGCCACTGCCTTGTCAGTGACCTGCAAGCAATATCAGAACCATATTAGGTATAGGCCATCAGCTGTAATCACCATTTAGTTGAGAAAATCTGCAAACCTCCTTAATCTCCTTAAGAAGACTCTCGACACGTGGGTTCACGTTTGCGCGGGGGCCTGTAACTCCATCGACACTTACCTGCATAATGCGGATAATTATGATATTACAATATAATTTTCATGTCCGGGTAACAAAATATCATGTATGGTTTACTGTAAAAAAAAGAAACTATTATGTAAGGTTCTTATGTGTGTGTGCATCCATTTAATTAGAAGTCACTGTACAAGGTAAACAAAGCCTCCTGAAGCTTCAGTGATCTCCTTCATCCTCTCTGCCGGTGTAGACGGTGTTGTAAGCAGCACCTGCAATGATTAATCCAATCTTCAATATAATAGTTGGCGCTACTAAGCTTGACTTTTTTCAGTAAAATACTGTAATTATTGGTTGAAATCAGGGTACCAGCTCTAGGTCGTTCTTAATGGCTTCATCTCTGAAAGCACTTGTCTCGGCGTAAGGAAGATCAGGTACTATAAGACCTGGATGCATGGAACATTAGTTTAGCATTTAGAGTAGTCCTAGCAGCAGCAGTTAGCACTAGCAGCACTACTAGGAAATAGGCTTCCGCCGGCGCACCGGTgtgggaacaggccggtggtatcgccttaccaccggcgcacctccTGGTACACCGGCAGTAACTCGACTTATCGCCGGCGCATGTCCTGGTTCGCCGGCACTAAGGCGATTAGTGCACCGGTGGtatgtttttcaaaaaaaaaaaatacgaaTCTATATCTAGATCTCGACGTGATGTGTTCTTCACGTTCTTCAAGTGGCCAGTGAGGGTTGAGGAGGTGGGTCACCGGATGGGAGGTCGCCGGTGAGcttgaggaggtggtcgccggaaggAGGTCTTGACGAGGTTGGTGGTCACCGGAGGGAGTTTCCCGGTgaggttgaggaggtgatcaccggaggaggtggtcaccgGGTTGAGGAAGTGTGgattgaggaggaggagtagggggGGAGCAGGAGAAGggaaagaagaggaggaggaggagggaaggaggaggaggaggagagaaagtgAGAAATAAGAAGAGGCCGACGGGATGGTTTTCATATATAGCACCGGTTAACGCCGGCGCACCAATATGATGGTACGTCGGgagtatttttttgtttttcatcaaaatctgaaagctgaaAAAACttatgtttctgttttgaatttgacgaatccaaaaATTTTCTAAACGACCATAGGTGGTTGAAATCGGATAGAAAATTTCGTGTAGATACATTTTGATatgaaaaagtttttcatcggggatcgtatgcaaccagaaatctcattttaccgaaacatgacgccattttgcataacatatcgaaattcatgtttttaaattttcgctaaAACTAGATGACGTAGCACATggacatctcgaaggattttaatttttaattttttttatcatttcttCTATTTTTTCGAAAAATTGAAAAGGCGATTAGGGAGGACGGGTGTGTGTGTACCAAGGGAAAAATCTATGcctgccttaccgccggcgcaccgccAATGCTGATGCGCTAATGGTACTTGTACTACCAATGGCGCACCAACATGGTTTTTGGGCTGGCCCAGACCTGACCGACCCTTATTCCCGGCGAACATATAGCTCTTTGCGCCGGCGGTATTTGAGTACCACCGGCGCTCCATAAAGTAAATGCGTCGGTGGCAAATACCACCGGCGtgccatatatgttgcaaatagcaCTACCTATAGCctatttcctagtagtgcatggtgtagtagtagtactagtacatactagttgaatgcccgtgcttcgccacggtttAACAAATTTATCCAATTAGTCAAATTTATATGTATGGAACCCTAGCTGCCACCCTCCCCATCTCCCCTCCCGCCGCCGTCGGATCCTAGTGGGGCGAAGACCGTGCGGGGGAATGATGGTGGCAGTAGAATGTCCCTCCATCATAGCTACGAGGTGTGGCTTCGGCGGAGGATCTTGAGCGGGCGCCTCGGGACGGCGTGTGTGTGGCCATGGCACCGGTCACGCAGAGATGTGGCCTCTTCCACCTTCCACGGTGAGGGGGAGACGGTTGTACGGCTGCTGAAGCAGGTGTGTATGCCACCATCGATGACAACTCTCGTGGGTGTCGTATTTCTCGTAGGAAGTTATGGTGGGGTGGCTCTCTCTACATTATTTCCGTGGAAACCTCAGATCTAGGGGAGAACATGCCATCTACCATCCTCGGCGGCATGGTGCAGCGGGGTCTCGATCAtgaatgtgggatgatggacgcgCACAGGGCGGTGGCGCCATCTAGCGTCATGGCGGCGTCGAGGGTACCCTGGAAAGATCAATGCATTGATCCCTCTTGGATATGGGTTCACGGAAGACGGAGGTAGCGACCTCTACGGTGTGTACGTTGGTGCATGCTGAGGGTTTGCTAGACCGGTTGTGCTTCTTACTCGCCAATAGGTGGTTTGGTGAGGATTTTCGGTTTTTAGATGATGTGCATTGGTGTGATATCAGGCATTGGCCTATTCATGATTACCCCCTTCATCGGTAGGTGTAGCGATGTTCATAGGATggtggcttcgagttgatcttcGTATCTCTCTCTAAAGTCTTTGTTCaataatataataaaaatatATATGCATCATTTGTATGCAGAAGCTCGGGAAAATCCTCAATTTCGAAAAAATCAATTATTATTGTGCTCAATGCATAGCTTTATGGTGGACCATCGAAAATGAAAATGCATGCCTGTTAATAGCCCAGACATGTTATAGCTCGATAGTTTATATGCCCAGTTGTAGCACAAGAATTCCTATAACAGATGAAAACGGTAGTTCATTTAACGAACGAAAATGCCCGATAGTTCATATAACATATGAGAACACATGCCTCTTATTGCCCGACAGAGAGCGTCAATATGGCCAACGAGTTATCCCCGTGAAGGTCACGGGTTCAACAGAATTCCTGCCTCGTCTGACCGGAGGAGCACTGGGGCAAGTGGCTTCAACTCCGGCGCATTGCTCCTCTCCGTCGGCAAGAGCTCCAAGAGCGGAACATGCGCAGGTAGCGTCCATTCAGAACCATGTAACTTGAGTTCACGGGAAGTTCCACACCTTGCGTGCGTTCACCGAATTCATGCTCCTCCACTTAGAGGAGCACCTCCTAGGGTGGGTGGCTACAAGGGAAGATGTGGCGTGGTTGCCGATGTCACGTGAGCTGGCAAGAAAAATCAGTTCTTCTCCGTGCCCGCAccaggcctcctcctccgccaagcTGCTCGACCCCAACTGCCTCTCCATCTAGAACGATGGCCTTCTATAACGTCGCGGCAGTGCAGTCATGGACGCAGGTCAAGGACGCGAGGACGCAAGCACAACAGCGACCCACATCGTGTTTTGCTACTTTGTTGAGAGTTGTTAGCTTGACCAGCAGCGCCGGGGCCGGCACATATACTCAGGAAGGTTAAACTATTGTTGAGATAAGATAATTTTGTTACCCAAGTGTGTTAGTTAGTGAAGATAAGGTTTGTTAGTTCCACCGATAGTGACATTTAGTATGTAAATTATGATAAGTGTGGCATCATGAGAAGCATGATATTGCATgtttcaccttaatagtaaagattagtaGTTGATCTGCAACACTTCAAGTGAAAAATATACCAAGCAACATTTTAAGTGTTAATACATATTGATAATCTTCCAAATTTATTAGCTTATCACTGAAGTTTAATCTTGAAAATACTATACGACAGTAAACCCACAGTCATTGTCTTTATCCTCATTAGATGAATCAGATCAGTGGTAACCTGCAGTCATTGGTCTTCAAAATCAATGTATGAATCAAATCAACTGGAAACAGAATATGTAGAACCATCATCTATTAGATTGGTGTGTGAAATATCTGGTTTAACTTTTGTCTATGATATAATGATGTAGAAACATTCTTCGGTTTCAGATTTacctttaatagtaaagattgttGACAAACACATTTCTGAATGCAACATTAAATTAGGGGGCATGTTTCGTAAGACATGGATCCACCTATTAGCCAAACTGCATGGAGCCTAGGTTACTTTTCATGTGTGTTGCATAATAAGTTTTCTACGACAACAGTCAAAATTTTCATTGCTAATGTTATGTAGCTTATGTTTTTGTAGACCATGTTGTATCTGACTATCTAAGCAAATATGTACCAGAATAGAATTGGTAATAAATCTGCACCGAAGATAAAAGTAAAAAGGTTGGCATGATTTACCCGTACCATGAAGATGTTTCTGCATAAAAAGAGCAACAGCTAGAAACAATTAACATCATATGAATTACCTCCACTTTCAAATGCACATGTATTATGATTTCCCCTTACCATGAAGATGTCTCGTGGGATTTTATACTTGCGTACTTGAGAGGCTTAATGATCTGATGAATGGAAAGTTGATAAAAGGCTCTTGCTGCCAGAAAGTAGTGTTCTTTGCTGACTATATTGTTCACATAGTTTAATGTGGCAATGTGTTAAATTGATAATGTAAAGAACCTAGCCACGCCGCTGCAACTGCACCTGGAGAAAGAAGATGGGTACACGAGCTCCTCCTCGGCTACCATCACCACATGCCCATGCATCATGCATCCCGACCGGCTATCCATGGCCATAGCCTCCCAAGATGCTGAGTACGATGGCGTCGGAAGGAGATCATGAGTACGTGAACGTCGTGTCAGCTGGTCTCGTCCTATCGTCCAGAACCGGCGGCGGCGGAATAAACGAGAAGATTTTCTCCGGAGTCCGGACTGCCAGCACGATTGCACGGATTGGTGATTCAGTTATGAGAAACCTCAAATTGATACCAACGCGTACAGTGGGGAAATGTTATCTCTTATCTGTATCTAGCGAGTTTTAAGGATCTCAACCGTCCACAGCAGATGGAGCCcgtgggaggaggaggccgtggcaGGGCGAGGAGGCTTGGGCGCGGGCGGCTGAGCCCTGGGCGGCGCAGTAGGCGTCGGTGTGGGTGAGGATTTGACGTGATTTGCGGTTAGTTCCGCGTTTCTGAGAGGTATACGCGGTTGCTGTTAATTAGTTGCTGAATTTTGGGGATAAGAAGCGGGGTGGCATTTTCAGGATAAAGatgtgggggtattattgtctATCCTAAAAATGTGACACCAGACATTCActagtttgctcttaatagtagagatcaTGCTCAGTGAGACAGTGACAACATTTTTATGAATTGCTGTAATTTAAATAGGTGAGTAACTCTAGCTGCTGAAACGTGTGTGAGTTCGATTAGCAAGTTTAGCAGTGATATGTAATCAGCAATTTAATTACCTTTTACGCCGGCTTCCTTGACCGCAGCGGCGAAGCTCGCCGTCCCTCGCTCCGCAATGGGTCTGAAGTAGGAGAAGACCACCACGGGACAGGACAGCTCCGGCGTCACCTCCTTCAGCATGGTCATGATGGCGTCTGCGGTGGCGCCGGCGGCCAGCGCGCGCGCCGCGGAGGCCTGGATGACGGGCCCGTCAGCGGAGGGGTCCGAGAACGGCATGCCGAGCTCGACGACGTCGGCGCCCAGGGCGTCGAGGAGCCTCAGCGCGGCCGCCGTCGTCGCGAGGTCGGGGTCGCCGGCGGTGATGTACGGGATGAACGCCGTCTGCATGCACGTACGCGCGTGGGCCAACGGTAGAAACCTCGGCATGATCCGTCCATCGATATATTATCGCCGCGTATGTACTGTACTGTACATGCGTACGTAACGTACCTTGCCCTTCGCCATGACATTAGACATGGCCTGCGACACGGACAGGCcgcgctcgccggcggcggccggcacgGGCGCGGGCGCTGGTACATCAGCCAGCGACGCCGCTGGGGTCGCGGTTGCTGGATTTCCAGATATTGGATCAGTTTCGTGGAGAGAAATGATGCAGGGCTTATCCTCTTGTCTCAACCGGTGGCCTGCAGGAAGTGAAGGCCATCGCGATGTAAACTTCAGTTGATCTGTTGGGCCGGCTTAGCGCCAGCTTGAAAGTATCACAGAGCCTGCCCTGCTAGGATTCGGCGGATACACTCGCTGGCCCTAAAGAGGAGAATCTCTTTAATTCTATTTAGCTCCTCTCTCTCAATTTAGATACAAGGCTCAAAaagcccaactttaaattaacaaAGCCCTCAACTGGTTATGAGTACAGCTTACAACCACGAACACCATCGCTGGGATACCAGCTTAAGATTATATCTCAGGGACAACAGAATAAAGAAAAAACATGGCACAAGGAAGCAAAGCTAAGTACAAGACAAAGCATGCCGCTTGAACCACATGATCGTCGAGCATCTTCTTCTGCTGACTAGGAGGAAGCA contains the following coding sequences:
- the LOC124654080 gene encoding tryptophan synthase alpha chain-like, which encodes MVFVVVSYQLKFTSRWPSLPAGHRLRQEDKPCIISLHETDPISGNPATATPAASLADVPAPAPVPAAAGERGLSVSQAMSNVMAKGKTAFIPYITAGDPDLATTAAALRLLDALGADVVELGMPFSDPSADGPVIQASAARALAAGATADAIMTMLKEVTPELSCPVVVFSYFRPIAERGTASFAAAVKEAGVKGLIVPDLPYAETSAFRDEAIKNDLELVLLTTPSTPAERMKEITEASGGFVYLVSVDGVTGPRANVNPRVESLLKEIKEVTDKAVAVGFGISTPDHVKQISEWGADGVIIGSAMVKQLGEAATPEEGLKRLEVYARSLKDVLP